In Halothermothrix orenii H 168, the sequence AAAATAAATGACTTATGTAAATATTATAAATAAAAATTAAATATTTCAGTATAAGTTGACCTGTAAGCCGAGTTCTGTCTTGAATGGTCATCTATCTGAGATACCAGTCGCCTGGTACCTTTAGCGTCCAGACCCGGGGAACGGGCGGGCCACCCTTAACTCCCCCTACATGGACTTGCTTCGGGTGGGGTTTACCTAGCTACCCAGTCACCTGGGCACTGGTGAGCTCTTACCTCACCTTTTCACCCTTACCTTACCATTAAACAGGTAAGGCGGTTTGTTTCTGTGGCACTTTCCTGGGAGTCACCTCCACTGGGTGTTACCCAGCACCCTGCCCTGTGAAGCTCGGACTTTCCTCGGCTATATATATAGCCGCGACCATTCGGCCAACTTATACTGAATATTATGCCTCATATAATTCCATAAGATAGTATAACATTGCATTATATAAGTGTCAAGAAGAAACCAGTTCAACTTCTGACTGCTCCCAATAAATCCTTGTAGGTGTCAGGATCCATTCCAACCTTTGTTTCCGGAACTATCATATCACTACCCATTTTTTCAGAACAATTCTTACATAACCTGGTTTCAGGGAGGATCTCAAGCCTTTCAGGAATTATTCTTTTCCCACAGTTAATACAGGTATGAAATATAAATACCATAGTATATCCCTCCCCTGCCTACTTCTTCCTGCTTACTTATTTATAAAGCCACGGGTTAGTATTAATACGGGACTTGCAGACACCAACTTTAAACCCATTCTCTTTAAATTTATCTGTTAATAAACCTACCAGTAAGCTTTTAACATGTTTTTCAGTACCATAATGACCAGCATCAACTACAGCCAGCCCCAGTTCACTGGCCAGCTGGGCATCATGATATTTAATATCACCTGTTATATATAAGTCTGCCCTTTTATTTCTGGCTTCTCTAATGAGATCCCCTCCACTCCCACTACAAACAGCGATCCTCTTAACAATATTATCATAATTACCAGTATAACGAATATGTCTGATACCAAGTTTTTCTTTTACAATATCAACAAAATCAACAAGTTTAATACCCTTTTCCAAAAGGCCTATCCTGCCCAGTCCATATTTCTCTCCGGTATTATTCAGGGGATATAGATCATAGGCAACCTCTTCATAGGGATGAACTTTTTTTATAATATCAATAACTTTACTAATATTGTTAGCCGGTATAATAGTTTCTAGCCTCAATTCCTCGACCCTGGCCAGGTGCCCTTTTTGACCTGTAAAAGGATTACTCCCTTCCAGGGGTTTAAAAGTTCCCTCTCCCTTCACCGAAAACGAGGTATGGCTATAGTTACCAATAAATCCTGCTAAACCACTATCAAGTATTTCCTTCCTGACAACATCAAAATGACTTTCCGGAATAAATACTACTAATTTTATATAGGGTTTTTCACCGGTTACTTTAAGTGGTTGAATATCAGATAAACCTAGTAGATGAGACAGGTAATCATTAATACCTGAACCTACTATATCGAAATTAGTATGGGCGGAAAGAACAGCTATATTATTTTTTATTGCCTTCAAAACTACTCTCCCATTATAACTTTTGTCGTGAATTGATTTTAATCCTTTAAATAACAGGGGATGATGGGAAATAATCAACTGACAGTTTTCCTCTATGGCTTCCTCTACCACTTCCTCAGTAACATCTAATGTAACTAATACTCTATTAATCTCCTGACTAAAATACCCAATCTGTAGTCCAGGATTATCCCAGTCCATGGCCAGGAAACGGGGAGCAATTTCATTCATTACTCCTACAATATTTGATAACCTTACCATAAAAAACCCCTTTCCTCTCATTATATTCTCTTTTGAAAAATAAAGTTCATATTATTTTCCTATCACTTAATTTTATTGCCTGATTTCTTTTTTGTCAAATCTTCCATATATTAAATAAATTAAAAACCGGGGTATTTATACCCCGGTGTAAATTGCCATGTACTATAATTTATATTATACCCATTCTTGCATTAAAAATCTTTAAATTAAAAATACCTTGTTCTCATTAAAGAACAAGGTTTATTTACAGAAAAATAACTGGTGGGCCCACCAGGATTCGAACCTGGGACCAACCGGTTATGAGCCGGTTGCTCTGACCAGCTGAGCTATGGGCCCGATTGACTGCTGTGTTCCTGACGCAAGACTTATTATACGATATAAGCTCCCTGAGGTCAATTATAGTGAAGTTTATTCTGATTTATTTATGCAAACATATCTCATTATATCTTGCTATATCTCGTCAATACTCTATTTTTTATATTGTATAAGTTTTATATTACTCAAGGTAATCTTTGAGTTTTTTACTACGGCTTGGATGCCGGAGTTTCCTTAAAGCCTTGGCCTCAATCTGCCTGATTCTTTCTCTGGTAACCCCAAATTCTTTTCCAACTTCCTCTAGAGTCCGGGGACGGCCATCCTCCAGACCAAAACGTAGTTCAAGAACCCTTTTTTCTCTATCTGTTAGTGTATCCAGCACATCATCGAGCTGTTCCCTTAAAAGAGTAAATGAAGCAGCTGAGGCAGGTGCTGGGGCATCTTCATCCTCAATAAAATCACCAAGATGACTATCCTCTTCTTCACCAATAGGTGTTTCCAGGGAGACCGGTTCCTGGGCAATCTTTAAAATTTCCCGGACTTTTTCGGCCGGCATTCCCATTTCTTCACCAATCTCCTCAGGAGTAGGCTCACGCCCCTTTTCCTGGAGTAATTGTCTTGATACCCTGATCAATTTATTAATTGTTTCTACCATATGCACCGGGATACGTATAGTACGGGCCTGGTCAGCAATAGCACGGGTTATAGCCTGGCGAATCCACCAGGTAGCATAAGTGCTAAATTTATATCCTTTACGATAATCAAATTTTTCAACAGCCTTAATAAGACCCATATTTCCTTCCTGAATCAAATCAAGGAAAGACATACCTCTTCCCACATACTTTTTAGCAATACTAACAACCAGTCTTAGATTAGCTTCAACCAATTCCCTTTTAGCCTGTTCGTCGCCCTGTTCAATTCTTTTTGCCAGATCAACCTCTTCTTCAGCAGTAAGAAGTGGTACTTTTCCAATTTCTTTTAAATACATCCTTACTGGGTCATCAATTCCAACCCCTTCCGGTATAGATAACTCCAGGTCATCATCTCCTTTATCATCATCAACTTCATCCACATCATCAACTACATCTATATTCATCTCGTTAAAGAGTTCATATATCTTCTCAATATCTTCAGAGGAGAGTTCTATCTCTTCCAGAGAATCCATAATTTCTTCATAGGTCAAATAGCCTTCTTCTTTACCTTTTTTAATTAATTCCTTAACTTCTTTAACTTTGTCTGGATTGAAATTTTTACCCATTACAATCCCTCCTTTCTGTGATTCCCTGACAACTTCTGAAAATTAATCAGTAATTTATTTAATCTATTGACATTAAGGTTATTTTCCTGAAGTTTTTTATATAAACCAACCTTTATATTATATACATTTTCCTCTTTGAAGTTAACTATTAACCTCTCAACCCCTTCAGGTTGGACAGTTTTATTATTAATCATAAGTTCCATAACTTTATTTCTTAAAACTTTACTTTCAATATTATTAATAATATCTCCTTTTAATGAATCCTTATTTTCCCATAAAAACTCTGCCACCTCTTGATACTCTTTAGAAAACATATCAGTATTAATTTCATTAACAATAGTATTCCTTAATTCAGGGAAATCTATAAAAGCGTGTAAAAGTTTCTCTTCTATAAAATGTATACTCCTAAAGGAATTTGTCTTATTATTCTTGTTAGTGAAATATCTTCTATTACTTTTTTTAGTATATCTTCTTGATGAATTTTTATCCTTATTTTTATTAATTTTAATCAATTTCTCGACTTCACTCTTTAATATTTCTGGATCCAGATTGAATTTATCGGAAACATTTTGTATATATATCTCTCTTTCAATCCGGTCCTCTAATGTAGCAAGAATTTTTACCAGCTTTCTGGTACCTTCTATTTTACCCTGAACATTGTTAAGATCAATATTTTCAAGGCCCTGCTTGATTTTAAACTCTACTAAATCAACCGCTTCTTCTAACAGGGTATAAAATTCATCTACACCCTTTTTTCTTAAATATTCATCAGGGTCACTATCCTGTGGCAAATCAACCACTTTTACGTTAAGACCAGCATTTTTAAGAATATCAAGCCCTCTCAAAGTTGCTTTAGTGCCTGCAGTATCAGCATCATATGAAATATAAGCAAGATTGGAATACCTTGCTATCAACCGGGCCTGTTCAGAAGTAAGGGCTGTCCCCAGAGAAGCAACCACATTATTGATACCCATCTGATGGGCACGCAAAACATCAGTATAACCTTCCATAATTATTACTTCGCTACTTTTTCTCATTTCATGTTTGGCCCAGTTTAAACCATAAAGGTTTTTACCTTTATTGAAAACAGGTGTTTCAGGAGAATTTAAATACTTGGGTTGAGATTCATCACTATCAATTAATCTACCCCCAAAAGCCAGAACTTCTCCCCGGCTATTAAATATGGGAAAAATAAGCCTGTCCCTGAACCTATCATAATAATTATTGTTATTACTTAACAGGACAAGGCCAGCCTTCACCAATTCTCCCTCCTCAAATCCTTTACCGGTTAAAAACTTTAAAAGCCCATCCCACCGGTCCGGGGCATAACCGAGTCCAAATTTCTTAATATCTTTTTTAGTAAAACCCCTTTTTTTGAGATAATTTATTGCTTTCAAGCCCTGGTCAGTTTCTAACAACAGGTAATGGTAAAATTTTGCAGTAAGATGGTTAATTTTAAAAAGCTTTTCTCTCTCTCTTAATTGTTGTCTGTGGCGGGGATCATCTCCAGGGACCTCCATCCCGGACCTCCTGGCCAGCATTTTAACACTTTCTTTAAAAGTTATATTTTCTATCTCCATCAAGAAACTAATTACATCCCCACCGACACCACAACCAAAACAGTAAAAAAACTGCCTCTCGGGGTTTACAGTAAAGGAAGGTGTTTTTTCCTGGTGAAATGGACACAGGCCAACATAATTTTTACCAACCTTCTTTAAATCCACATAGTCTGAAACTAGATCTACAATATCAAGTGAGCCTTTTAGTTCATCTAAAAATTTTTCAAAAGAACTCCCCACCTGTCTTCACCCTAACAATTCTACCCTATTTTTAATACTTCGTTAAAACTATCCTAATTCCTTCCCTGTGTCCCACTAGACACCCTTATCAATTATTCATCATAAAATCTGAATCTCCTGCAAAAAAATTTATTTTTTTATTTACCCCCATGGAGAAGGAAGAAATAATTCCTGTCCCATCTTAATAGCATAACGGTCAGTCATACCTGCAATATAATCAATAACCATTTGTTCTATATCTTCATTTCCTTCTTTTTGTTTAAATTCATCAGGGATCTCCCGGGGATGGTCCAGATAATAATAATATAGTTTTTTGACCAGATTTTTAGCTTTATTCTCTTCTTTTTTTGCCTTGGAACCGATATATACATTTTCAAAAAGAAATTGCCTTAGTTCAGTGGTTGCTTCTGCAACATCTCGACTTCTTTTTATAACTGATTTATTCCAGCTTTCCCTGATAATATCCCTCACCATTGTATCTATCCGGTCAGAATGGGTATTACCAAGTATCTTGATAGCTGTATGAGGCAAATCTTTTTCACTAATAATACCCCCTCTGAGGGCATCATCAATATCATGGTTAATATAGGCAATTCTATCTGCAATTTTCACAATTTGTCCCTCCAGGGTAGAGGGATCTTGTTTTCCAGTATGGGTTAAAATTCCATCCCGTACTTCATAGCTCAAATTTAATCCCCTTAAATTTGAATTCCTGACCTCAAGGTAATCTACCACTCTGAGGCTCTGGACATTATGGGAAAAACCATTTGAACTTATTTCATCCAGAACCTCTTCCCCGGCATGTCCAAAAGGTGTGTGTCCCAGGTCATGCCCCAGAGCAATTGCTTCTGTCAGGTCTTCGTTAAGCCCTAAACCCCTGGCAATAGTTCTGGCAATCTGGGATACCTCCAGGGTATGGGTTAATCTGGTCCGGTAGTGATCACCCTCCGGAGCGATAAAGACCTGAGTTTTATGTTTTAAACGCCTGAAGGCTTTAGAATGAATTATTCTATCCCGGTCCCGTTGAAATATTGTCCTGATATTACACTCATCTTCTGTTTTCAATCGCCCCCTGCTGTTTTTACTTAAACAGGCATAGGGAGATAAAACCTCTTCTTCAATCTGTTCTATTCTTGTCCTGCCATTCATATGAAATACCCCCCTCCCAGGAGAAGCTCATTTATCCATTAAGGTAATCAATAACTTCATTGGCTGATTCTTCTATAGATTTATTAGTAACATCAATCACCGGACACCCTATTTTTTCCATTGTCTTTTCGGCATATTCCAGCTCGACATTGATCCTGTCAATTGAAGCATAACTGGATTCGGGATCTATCCCCAGTGATTTTAACCTCTCCTGCCTGATTTCATTTAACAATAACGGGTCTATAGTCAAGCCTATAACCTTATTATCTGGATTCTCATAAATGAGAGGGGTAGGTTCAACTTCAGGAACCAGAGGAATATTGGCTGCTTTATATCCCCGGTATGAAAGATAAATACACATTGGCGTCTTTGACGTCCTGGATACCCCGATTAAGACAACATCAGCTTCTTTTACCCCCCGGTCATCATTGGAATCATCATATTTAACTGTAAATTCCATAGCCTCAACCCTTTTAAAATAATCCTTATCGAGACGATGAACCAGTCCTGGCTGGAGGCGTGGCTTTTTTTGAAAAAATTCCTCAAAAGCTTCCATCATTGGACCCATAATATCTACAGCGTAAATATTGTTTTTCCGGGCCAGAGTTGCTATCTCTTCCCTTAAACGGGGGTCTATCAGAGTATAGGCGATGAGGGTCTTCTGTTCAGTCGCTTTTTTTATGATATTATTTAATTCCCGTGTAGTTTGAACATAGGAAAATCGTTTACTATCTAAATAACCGTTAAACTGGCTTACAGTTGCATCTACAACATACTGGGCAGTCTCACCGATAGAGTCAGATACAATAAAAATTCGGGGTTTTTCTGTCATCATACCACCTCTATATTAATTAATCATCCAGAGCAATCTCACTTATATTCATAACCCCACTTACCAGATTACTGATTTCCTGGAGTAAAGCCAGCCGATTATTCTTAATCCTCTCATCTTCAACCATTACAACTACATTATCAAGAAAATTATCTACCGGTTCCTTTACATCTACCAGCTTTTTTAAACCTGAAAGGTAATTTTTTTTCTTAAATTGTCTTTGAATTTCATCTTTAATTTTGCGATATATATCATAAAGTTCTTTTTCTTCCCTGCATTCAAAGTATTCAGGGTTTATATCATTATTGCCTTCACCTTTTGAAGCCAGATTCCTTGCTCTGACGAGACCCTGAATTAAGTCAACAAATAAATCAGGGTTTTCCTTCCTTAAGGACATAACTGCTTCAGCTCTGGATAAAATATTATTGGGGTCATCATCACCTACTCTCACGACTGAATTAATAATATCATACCTGATACCACGTTCATCGAGAATGGTTTCTAACCTCTGAAGCAGAAAACTTTTTTCCTCATTCACAAAATCTTTATCTCCAGGCTCTAACACCTCTATACTCCAGTTCAACAGAGAAGATAATTTAAGGGGAAGTTGAGCATCTATAATAATATTCACAATCCCATTAGCCTGACGTCTCAAGGCAAAAGGATCCTGGGAGCCACTGGGTATCATCCCGAGACTGAAATGACTGGTAATATTATCTATTTTATCAGCTATACTCAGAATACGACCATATAAAGTCTGGGGTAGTCTATCACCGGAATATCGGGGAAGATACTGTTCATATATTGCAGTAGCAACCTCTTCATCCTCACCATTAATCAGAGCATATTCACGCCCCATTACTCCCTGTAATTTGGTAAATTCATTAACCATTTCAGTTACAAGGTCATTTTTGCTGAGTTCAGCTGCCCTAATAAGGCTCTGTAACTGGCTTTCTTTCAGATTTAATGATTTTCCAATCTGAATAACCAGTTGTTTTAATCTCTTTACTTTATCCATCATTGAACCAAGGTCTTCCTGGAAAACAATTTCCTCAAGTTCCTTTTGCCGTTCTTCGATACTAACTTTAAGGTCTTCTTCAAAAAAGAAACGGGCATCTGCCAGGCGGGCCCTGAGTACCATTTCATTTCCATATCTCACTTCTTCAATATAATCTTCTATCCCATCCCTGACCCCGACGAAGTAAGGACTGAGGGATCCATCTTCATCAATTACAGGGAAATATCTTTGATGCTCGGCCATTGAAGTTATTAATACATCATCGGGAAGTTCCAGATAAGACCTATCAAATTTACCGTAAAATGCAGTAGGGTATTCTACTAAATCAACTACCTCCGTCAGGAGATCATCTTCAACCATTACCTTCCCGATTTCCTTCTCTATTTCCCTAATTTGTTTTAAAATAAGTTCCCGCCTTTTATTATGATCGACAATTATATAACCCTTTTCCATAACATCAAAATAATGGTCAGGATCTTTCACTTCCAGCCTGTCTTTTACCAGAAATCTATGTCCCCTGGTATAGGCACCACTTTGAACACCGGCCATTGAAAAACTAATTATTTCTTCACCGAACAGAGCTAACAGCCACCTGATAGGTCTGATAAATTTAAAATTATAATCAGCCCACCGCATAGACCGGGGTAGTGGTAATTTATTAATAAGCCCGGGCAGAATATCCTTTAATAACCCTGCTGTATCCTGACCCTGTTCTATCTTTTCAACATAAACATAATCATCTTTTATAATGAGGTCATCTACCTCAACACCCTGGGCCCTGGAAAAACCTTTAGCTGCTCTGGTAGGAGTACCATCATCTTCAAAGGCAATAGACCGGGCAGGGCCCTTGACTACTTCCCTTTTTTCCTCCTGTTTTTCGGCAAGCTCTTTAACAAAAAGAACCAGTCTTCTGGGGGTCGAAAAGACCTTACATTCTTTAAAGTCAAGTCTTTTATCCTCCAGGGTATTTATAGCCAGGTCTTTTAAATCAGACCTTATTTTCCCTATTAATCCAGCTGGCATCTCTTCTGTCCCTATTTCAAAAAGAAGGTCTCTAGCCATCTCCATCACTCCTTTTATAATTTAGTCTTTAGTCCGGTTACACTTCCAGGATTTATTTTAAATTTTTTATACCTGTATACTAAAATATATACCTGTACCCGTTATTCCCGATATATACTGAACCATTTACCCAATGAAGATAAATAACTTTATTTATCCTTCAAAGAAGATAAATAGCTTTCAGCACAGAGATGAGCAAGTTCACGAACTCGACCTATATATCGTGTTCTTTCACTAACACTTATTGCCCCTCTAGCATCGAGTAAATTAAAGGTATGGGAACACTTCAATGTATAATCAAAGGCCGGTAATGTTAACCCATCCTCTACCAGCTGCCGGGCCTCTTCTTCATACATGTTAAACAAATTTAATAGTTTCTTTACATCAGCAACCTCAAAATTATACCTTGACTGTTCAACCTCATTCTGGTGGTATATATCCCTGTAAGTGATGTCATCAACCCAGACCACATCAAAAATACTGTCCTTATCCTGGAGATACATGGCCAGCCTTTCCAGACCATAGGTTATCTCTACAGTAACCGGCCTGGCCTCAAATCCACCTACCTGTTGAAAATAAGTAAACTGGGTTATTTCCATACCGTCGAGCCAGACTTCCCAGCCAATACCCCAGGCTCCTAAAGTTGGTGATTCCCAGTTATCTTCCACAAAACGTATGTCATGTTTTAAAGGGTCAATTCCGAGGGCTTTTAAGCTGTTAAGATATAGCTCCTGTATATTATCAGGGGAAGGTTTCATTATTACCTGGTACTGAAAATACCTCTGTAACCTGAAGGGATTATCTCCATACCTCCCATCAGTAGGACGGCGACAGGGCTGTACATATGCTGTATTCCAGCTATCGGGTCCCAGTGACCTTAAAAAAGTAGAAGGACTCATTGTAGCAGCCCCGACCTCTATATCATAAGGTTGTTCAATAATGCAACCTAGATCTCCCCAGTACTTATTTAAAACCTGTATTAAATCCTGGAAATTCATCGTTATCTCCCATCCTTTCTTAAAATATATTAATATTATGTGTTATATATATGTATAGAAAATACAGGATTAAAAGTTATAACAAAAATAAAACCACAGTTCCTGATTCCTGCTGATTTAATTTATACAATGTGTAGAATTAATCATATATTAAGTAGTTTTAATATAATAGAACTCCCATGAAAAATGCAAAAACCTCATCCCACTGGAACAGGGACGAGGCCTAATTCTACCATTAATTCTGGTCCTCTTTATCGATTTCCAGGGTATAATCCTTATACATGGCAGCCAGACCGGCCAGAATAGATATATACGGGAATAATACTAGCCCAACAATCCCTGCTGTAACCGGAATTTCAACAAGGGTTTTTTCATTATCTTTGACAACAATTTTTTTCGCATTACCTTCTTTAATAATTTCTTTAATTTTATTGATTAATTCCTGACCTTTAACATGGACTACGTTCTCACCATTTTTACCCATTTCTTTTTCAAGTTTAATTAAGGCCTCCACAACATCCCCGCC encodes:
- a CDS encoding TraR/DksA C4-type zinc finger protein — protein: MVFIFHTCINCGKRIIPERLEILPETRLCKNCSEKMGSDMIVPETKVGMDPDTYKDLLGAVRS
- a CDS encoding Nif3-like dinuclear metal center hexameric protein, which codes for MVRLSNIVGVMNEIAPRFLAMDWDNPGLQIGYFSQEINRVLVTLDVTEEVVEEAIEENCQLIISHHPLLFKGLKSIHDKSYNGRVVLKAIKNNIAVLSAHTNFDIVGSGINDYLSHLLGLSDIQPLKVTGEKPYIKLVVFIPESHFDVVRKEILDSGLAGFIGNYSHTSFSVKGEGTFKPLEGSNPFTGQKGHLARVEELRLETIIPANNISKVIDIIKKVHPYEEVAYDLYPLNNTGEKYGLGRIGLLEKGIKLVDFVDIVKEKLGIRHIRYTGNYDNIVKRIAVCSGSGGDLIREARNKRADLYITGDIKYHDAQLASELGLAVVDAGHYGTEKHVKSLLVGLLTDKFKENGFKVGVCKSRINTNPWLYK
- the rpoD gene encoding RNA polymerase sigma factor RpoD, with protein sequence MGKNFNPDKVKEVKELIKKGKEEGYLTYEEIMDSLEEIELSSEDIEKIYELFNEMNIDVVDDVDEVDDDKGDDDLELSIPEGVGIDDPVRMYLKEIGKVPLLTAEEEVDLAKRIEQGDEQAKRELVEANLRLVVSIAKKYVGRGMSFLDLIQEGNMGLIKAVEKFDYRKGYKFSTYATWWIRQAITRAIADQARTIRIPVHMVETINKLIRVSRQLLQEKGREPTPEEIGEEMGMPAEKVREILKIAQEPVSLETPIGEEEDSHLGDFIEDEDAPAPASAASFTLLREQLDDVLDTLTDREKRVLELRFGLEDGRPRTLEEVGKEFGVTRERIRQIEAKALRKLRHPSRSKKLKDYLE
- the dnaG gene encoding DNA primase, coding for MGSSFEKFLDELKGSLDIVDLVSDYVDLKKVGKNYVGLCPFHQEKTPSFTVNPERQFFYCFGCGVGGDVISFLMEIENITFKESVKMLARRSGMEVPGDDPRHRQQLREREKLFKINHLTAKFYHYLLLETDQGLKAINYLKKRGFTKKDIKKFGLGYAPDRWDGLLKFLTGKGFEEGELVKAGLVLLSNNNNYYDRFRDRLIFPIFNSRGEVLAFGGRLIDSDESQPKYLNSPETPVFNKGKNLYGLNWAKHEMRKSSEVIIMEGYTDVLRAHQMGINNVVASLGTALTSEQARLIARYSNLAYISYDADTAGTKATLRGLDILKNAGLNVKVVDLPQDSDPDEYLRKKGVDEFYTLLEEAVDLVEFKIKQGLENIDLNNVQGKIEGTRKLVKILATLEDRIEREIYIQNVSDKFNLDPEILKSEVEKLIKINKNKDKNSSRRYTKKSNRRYFTNKNNKTNSFRSIHFIEEKLLHAFIDFPELRNTIVNEINTDMFSKEYQEVAEFLWENKDSLKGDIINNIESKVLRNKVMELMINNKTVQPEGVERLIVNFKEENVYNIKVGLYKKLQENNLNVNRLNKLLINFQKLSGNHRKEGL
- a CDS encoding deoxyguanosinetriphosphate triphosphohydrolase, whose translation is MNGRTRIEQIEEEVLSPYACLSKNSRGRLKTEDECNIRTIFQRDRDRIIHSKAFRRLKHKTQVFIAPEGDHYRTRLTHTLEVSQIARTIARGLGLNEDLTEAIALGHDLGHTPFGHAGEEVLDEISSNGFSHNVQSLRVVDYLEVRNSNLRGLNLSYEVRDGILTHTGKQDPSTLEGQIVKIADRIAYINHDIDDALRGGIISEKDLPHTAIKILGNTHSDRIDTMVRDIIRESWNKSVIKRSRDVAEATTELRQFLFENVYIGSKAKKEENKAKNLVKKLYYYYLDHPREIPDEFKQKEGNEDIEQMVIDYIAGMTDRYAIKMGQELFLPSPWG
- a CDS encoding pyruvate, water dikinase regulatory protein, with amino-acid sequence MTEKPRIFIVSDSIGETAQYVVDATVSQFNGYLDSKRFSYVQTTRELNNIIKKATEQKTLIAYTLIDPRLREEIATLARKNNIYAVDIMGPMMEAFEEFFQKKPRLQPGLVHRLDKDYFKRVEAMEFTVKYDDSNDDRGVKEADVVLIGVSRTSKTPMCIYLSYRGYKAANIPLVPEVEPTPLIYENPDNKVIGLTIDPLLLNEIRQERLKSLGIDPESSYASIDRINVELEYAEKTMEKIGCPVIDVTNKSIEESANEVIDYLNG
- the glyS gene encoding glycine--tRNA ligase subunit beta, which translates into the protein MARDLLFEIGTEEMPAGLIGKIRSDLKDLAINTLEDKRLDFKECKVFSTPRRLVLFVKELAEKQEEKREVVKGPARSIAFEDDGTPTRAAKGFSRAQGVEVDDLIIKDDYVYVEKIEQGQDTAGLLKDILPGLINKLPLPRSMRWADYNFKFIRPIRWLLALFGEEIISFSMAGVQSGAYTRGHRFLVKDRLEVKDPDHYFDVMEKGYIIVDHNKRRELILKQIREIEKEIGKVMVEDDLLTEVVDLVEYPTAFYGKFDRSYLELPDDVLITSMAEHQRYFPVIDEDGSLSPYFVGVRDGIEDYIEEVRYGNEMVLRARLADARFFFEEDLKVSIEERQKELEEIVFQEDLGSMMDKVKRLKQLVIQIGKSLNLKESQLQSLIRAAELSKNDLVTEMVNEFTKLQGVMGREYALINGEDEEVATAIYEQYLPRYSGDRLPQTLYGRILSIADKIDNITSHFSLGMIPSGSQDPFALRRQANGIVNIIIDAQLPLKLSSLLNWSIEVLEPGDKDFVNEEKSFLLQRLETILDERGIRYDIINSVVRVGDDDPNNILSRAEAVMSLRKENPDLFVDLIQGLVRARNLASKGEGNNDINPEYFECREEKELYDIYRKIKDEIQRQFKKKNYLSGLKKLVDVKEPVDNFLDNVVVMVEDERIKNNRLALLQEISNLVSGVMNISEIALDD
- the glyQ gene encoding glycine--tRNA ligase subunit alpha, whose amino-acid sequence is MNFQDLIQVLNKYWGDLGCIIEQPYDIEVGAATMSPSTFLRSLGPDSWNTAYVQPCRRPTDGRYGDNPFRLQRYFQYQVIMKPSPDNIQELYLNSLKALGIDPLKHDIRFVEDNWESPTLGAWGIGWEVWLDGMEITQFTYFQQVGGFEARPVTVEITYGLERLAMYLQDKDSIFDVVWVDDITYRDIYHQNEVEQSRYNFEVADVKKLLNLFNMYEEEARQLVEDGLTLPAFDYTLKCSHTFNLLDARGAISVSERTRYIGRVRELAHLCAESYLSSLKDK
- a CDS encoding DUF4342 domain-containing protein, with amino-acid sequence MDKLEKIDMIRQRLNVSYEKANQALEEAGGDVVEALIKLEKEMGKNGENVVHVKGQELINKIKEIIKEGNAKKIVVKDNEKTLVEIPVTAGIVGLVLFPYISILAGLAAMYKDYTLEIDKEDQN